The nucleotide sequence TACGCTGTCGTATATCCAAAGTATATAGCTAGCACCGTCTTTTATGGTTTCGTATTTAGTAATAGGTAGTGGGTCAAATCCTCCCGCATATCTGTAAGATGCCGCTGGTGAGCCCCCTAAAATTGTCCTCTTAACATCTATATTATTAGTATCTCCCAAAATATGTTTTTGAAAATATTGGTCAAACGGTAAGTTGGAAATTTTATTAGTACTAACTAAAATAACACCAACGACATCATCCACATTATCTAAAGCAGCGCCATTGTTACCAACCGGTACAATTCTTACTTCATCAATACAACCTTCGCATCCGGAAATGGCAACCATTTTCAAAGAATCTTGTGGGTACTTAATCGAGAAATTTCCTTTTTGGCTAGTGTAAGTCTTCCAGTCGGCGGTGGGATCGGAGGTTGCGGATGCGGTGGCGGTGGTGGTTTTGGTCGGAGTAACGGCATTGTTAGTGGTGGTTGGATTTAAAGTTTGAGATTTGCCAAAGTAATAAGCAGAGTAGACTAAGCTACCAACAATGAAAAGACTTATGACCACAATAATAATGCTAATCAAGGTACGATGGTTACTCTTAATGGGAGGCTCTGGAATGTTAGGCGCCGTTGTTGGTTGATTTACGGGTGAATTATCAGTTGGCACAGTTTAAATATATATATTTGTAGTGGCGTTGTCAACATTTTACCTATCGCCGAGGGCGCATCATGATGCGCCCCTACTTGATCGAGAGAAGGCCTCCCAAAGTTCAACGTGACGAACCTTCGGTTCTACCAATTTCGCGGCAAAATTGTAGGGGCGATTCATAAATCGCCCTCAACCGTAACAAGTCTCTACATTGATCATTATCCTTTATGGTTTTTGAAGATACAATTTAAACCTGCTGTCGTGTGTCATCTGCTCGTTTAGTAAATCACGAATAATTTCGGAACGGCTTTTTTTATATTTGCTAGCAGCCCAATCTAAAAAATATTTTTGTCTTTTTTTTAAAACAATATTATAACGCCCGTCACCATCTTCAAGTGACGAGTAATTTAAGAACTCAGCAATAATATCTTTATAATTAACGAGCGTATATGTTTTGAGAGTTAAGTAAGGAGAATCCAGGGCCTCAATGTATGAATCCGGGAAGGTATTTTCGCGTTTTAAGCGCAACACTAAAACTGGTTTGTGCTGCTGCAAAGTATATGTTATCTGATGCGACGTACTAAAGTTAGGAACAGTGAATTCAATTACCGAAACATCTGCGGTATCGATTGCATGTAAAACATGGCGGTAAACATCTTTAATATCTCGACGAGACTGAGGGTTATCCTCAATCCATTTCCCGCACTCACCGATCCAATCATCTGTTAAAACGTGACCCTGATCTAGGAGGTACTGCCGAATCTTAAGGTAGTAATCTTTATATACTTTGTAATTTAAGGTGGTGGTGCCAAACCAAATTTTCATATGTGTAAATCTTAATCTTTATGTGTAATGACTACACACTTAATTAATGGTAATTATATACATGTCGCGATAAATATCAACTTAAAAATAAGGAGTAATTATGGGAATAATCTATACCATTTGTTTTCTATTTCGAGTAAATAACGGGATTAAAGAAATCTGCTTAGGCGAGAAGTTAAAAGGTTTTAGAAAAGGAACCCTAAACGGCTCTGGAGGTAAACTAAAAGCTGGTGAAACTTACAAAGATTGCGCTATTAGAGAAACTACCGAAGAATTTGGTATTAAAGTTCTAGATATCGAGAAATACGGAGAGGTCTATTTTTATGATCCTGGTTTAACACACGAATGCCACGTATATGTGGTTAAACAGTGGCATGGTGAACCACACAAAGTGTATAACAGCGATACAGGAGAACCAGAGATGGATCCACACTGGTATTCGATTGACGCTATCCCCTATGAAAGGATGGGCACGACCGATAAGTACTGGCTTAAACCACTACTGGCAGGTGGTAAATTTAAAGCTAGTTTTCGGTATGACGCTAACGATCAAATGTATGATCCTAAATTAGAGGAGTTGCTACCAGAGTATAACTTTGAGTAGGATTGGCAGGTTTTGGCAAAATAAATCCAAGACCTGCTTTTTGTTATGTTGAAAATCAATTGAGGGTAAACACATAGGTCGACCCCTACAATGTTACAAGTATTTCGAAATGTTTTGATTGTGTTCTTCTATGGTTTTAGCGTAGTGAAAAACGCCTTTAGAATCAGAAAGGTAGTACATAAAGTCGGATTTGGTGGGAAAGGCCACGGCCGTAAGGGCGCTAAGGCCAGGGTTACAAATAGGACCCGGTGGTAAGCCTTTGTTTACATAGGTATTGTAAGGGGAGTTAATTCTTAAATCCGAGGCCGATATTTTACGGGGCCACCAAGTACAGTTGTTCCGCCCTAAACAGGTTTCGGAAGCGGCAGCGTATTGAACAGTGGCATCAACATTTAAAAACCATTCGGCTTTAAGACGATTAAATAAAATTCCGGCTACCATTTTTTGATCTTCGGAATTACTGGCTTCACGCTCAACTAGTGAAGCTAAGGTAGCGGCTTGCAGTACACTGATATTTGACTTGGTATAAGCCTCTTTAATTTCTGGGGCCAGTTTATCGGTGAAAGTGCGATTAAGTAAATCTACCACTGCCGCGGCGTTTACCTGTTGCGGAGTAAAATAAGTGTCGGGGAAAAGCATGCCTTCAAGGCTAGCGGAAGCCTTTAAGAAATCTCCGTAAGCTGCAGGAGCTTGCAAATGCTCGGCCAAGTATGTCGCCATCTCTTCCCGACGCCAGCCCTCCAAGAACGTTAACCGTAAATCCCCAGGCCCGGAAGTTAACACATTTAATATCCCATCGATAGTTAGATTATTAGGAATCTTGTAATGACCTACTTGAACAAGATTACCGCGTTTATCAAAATGAGCGTACACCCGAAACAAATTCTCCGAATTTATTAATTTTTTAGTGAATAAATCTTTACCAATCTCACTTAAACTTTCGCCGTTTTTAACATCAAAAGCTATCTCACTACCATCACCAAAGTTAGGCCTCTTAATGGCTAAAAAAACATAAGCTATGGAAAAAAGAGTAATAAAAACAAAAATGGTGCCAAAAATTAAGAGTTTACTTTTAGTTGGTTGCATAAAATTTATACCAAAATCGCGTCTTCTGATTTTAACAAATAGCGCTCTAAAATAATAGTCGCCGCCATGCTGTCCAAGTGACGACGGGCGTGAGCTGGAGTATCCAAATCAATTGACCGCGCCAACGCCTCTTGCGACGAGTAACTTTCCGGAAACAAGCAGATCGGTAGCGACGAACGTCGTTTTAAAAACTGAGCAAACTTTTGCGTTAATGTACTCTGAGGATTGATTGCCCCATCCGACGACAAAGGGTAGCCAATAATGATTTTTTCGACGTCACTGCCGACAATTATTTTGATTAATTCGAAAGCCGCACTTTCCCAATTCCTGGAATCAATGGATGTGAGTGGTGAAGCAACATCGCCTTCCGCCAACGCCAAGCCCAAAAAACGCATCCCAAAGTCAATCCCGAGTAATCTCATAATTTTGAAACAACGACGTTGATGTGACTGGGAACTTTAGGCATCCGTGATCCAAAGTTTAGAATGGCAGGCGTAATGTCAATTTTATAAGAGTCAATATTGGGTAGCAGTTCCAAATAATGCTTAGCGTAGGCCAAACTTTGACCGGCCAAACTATTTTGAATATCAGCGGTGACATATTTGGGAACGACTGCGGACGTACCTTTAATAATCATTTGCGGATGAGTAGTCTCTAAAGTATCGGTTATCAAACTCATATCGATCTGTTTTTCTTCCGGCGATAAAGTGTAATTTTGAGGGACAAGCGCCTGCATTAATGCCTTCCACAGAGTTTTTACATTGTCCTCTTTAAAAGCATAAGTTGTTGACACCGCCGTGGCCGTTAAATTTAGATTATCGGCCTTTTCCCCGAGTCCCTTGTCAAAATTTTGGCCGACTACGGCGAAATCGGTGCCAATGCTGGGCGATATTAAACCAACCGGAATGGCAGACGTAAACTTCTGTTTAATAGCTTCAACCAGTTGCGCGGTAACGGTATCTAAAAGCTTTTTTTGATCGACCTCGGCTACCACCGCCACTTTATTTTGCTTACCACCGGAAAATCCATTATCGTTTTGAGCGATAAAATTATTTGGGCTTTCATCAGCCACGCTTAATTGCGACCCACCAGCAATGTTGAACTGGTCACCGTAGGACTGAGCCGTCACTGTCGCCGTCACCTTACCATACTCATAAGTAGTGGTTTCGCCTTGCGGAGTGGCGGAGACGGTAGCCACAGACCGAGCGGGAACGTTAATTTCCTTGTCTAAATTAAAGGCTAAATTATTATTACTGGTGGTAACTAGAGAAATCAAGGTATTCTTGGGGAAAGTTTTAGCATGATCGGTTTTATTAAGAACCGTAATTGTCCCTTTGGCATAGTCGCCCTCGATTTTAGTCCCGGTCGTCGCTGCTCCCGCAGAGGCCGTGGCGTAAATTACAATCTTTTGGGCCGGTAATATTGCCTGGGCGCTGTCAACAGCGGTTGCCGCCTCCGACAAATTTACGACCAAGCTTTTGGCTAAAGAATCAGTCGAAAACTTAAGAGTCACTGTAGCCCTTGGTAAATTTGTTAAAAAGACCCCACTAATAATTACCAATAAAATTCCGGCAACAACAATTGCCCCAAAGATAATCCCAAATTTAGCCGGCCGGAATCGTTTAAAATTAAAAGAACTGATTATCTTTTTAACATCGAATTTAGACTTTAGTAACTCTGGAGCAGCAACCGGTGCCACCACTACCAGCTCTGTCCCGAAAATACCGCCTATTAAAGCCTCGGACTGCGGATCGGTTCCTTTAAATTCCAAACTCTTGCCCAAATCCAGAGCTTCCTTAGTTAATAGCTTTAAATTAATAACATTATCTAAAATTGGCAGTCCGGATTTAACAACAACTTCGATTGTATTATCAGGATTTGCCCGAATTTTTTTTAATAAAGTTATAAAATTATCGTTTTCAGTGGCTGCGAATGTCATAAATTAAGTAGACCAATCGCTATTGCGGGAAGATATTCCGGACCTAAAATATTATCACTAGGAAGACCTAAGTCTGGAGGCATTAAATTTCTAACCTTTAATTCGCCTTTTATGGGTAAATTATGAGACCAAGCGGGATCGGAAATAAACTTCACAACATCCGGTAGCAAACTGCCACCACCGCTAATCAAAATTTCAGATGGTAATAATTTTATCCCTTCGATATCGGAAAGCCCTACTTCCAAACCCTTTAAAAACACCGGAATTAAATCTTTAAGAGACTCCGAAATTAATGCGAGTTGATCTTCGGGTAGCCGTTTTTCCCCGTAGGAAATTTTCTTTAGTTCCGCTTCGTTAATACTGTTACCGAGGCGTTCGGAAATGATTTGACTAAAAAAGCGACCCCCCAGTCCCAAGGTCCGATTGCCTGTAATTCCGCCCCCAAAGATAACCGCAATATCTGTTGTCTCGCCGCCAATGTCCAGTAAAATCGTGTTTAAAGCCCCGGTATAATTCTTTTTTAGCACTGCTCCTAAAGAATATAAAGAACTTCGAAAATTAGACTGACAGCTTGTATAAAAGAGGTAGTTACAGCCAATTCTAAAACCTCACCCTTCATACCAACTAAATTGTCGGCATTAAAATTATCGACTTTAGCCATGAATTTATCGGAATGTAGTAACTTTAACTCAAAATCGCTACCGCAAAGAATGGCGAATTCCTTAGAGGCTTCTATATTGGCCGCTTCTTCAATTTGCCGCCGAGTGCTAGCTAATTCTTTTTCGGAAATAGAATTTTCTGGACTGGGGCGAGTTAAACGCGCTGAAGTGGTTAAACACTGCACCATTTCGCCACTTAAACTAACGTAAACATTTTTAATAGGATATTTAAAAGTTGAAGAAACCTCTTCTAAAGCTTGACGACAGGACTCAAGCACCCCCAGTTCACTAATAATTAAACCACCTCGCACCGCGCCATCCGGCAAACTTTGCTTAGCGTATGATTTGACCTGCGGCTTCCCGTCGACATTTTCAAAAGCCATCACTTTCACGAAATCAGTCCCCACATCAAGAACGAGATACGACGATAAACTTTGTGATTTAGGCAGAAGTTTAGCAAAAAGATCCATTACGGTTAAGTATACAATTATTAATTAAAATTTTTCAGAATTGATTCAATGGAAGTTTTTAGAGTAATAATGTCCTCAGCTGCCACTTTCCACACCTCTTCCCAATCAACATCGTTGTATTCGTGCACTATTCTGTCCCGCATGCCAGCCATTTCTCGCCACGGAATATCCGGATACTTAATTCTAAATGATTCTTCGACTTTCTTCGCTGCCTCACCGATTATCTCAATGTTGCGAACAATCGCATCTTGATAAAGTCCTTTACCTTCGATAAAGTCCTCCTTCTTCGGAGCATCCTGAAAATAAAGCTCAATTGCCTTAATTGCTTCCAAAATATCCTTTAAGTAAGGCAAATAATTTTTACTTTTTCTCATACAAGGTAATTACATCTTGAAGAACGCTGGGGCTAATGTATTTGTTCAAAGATTTTTTAGTTACCAAATCAACCTTTCGATTATTAAAGATATTTTCGGAGAGATCATATTCGATACCGACGTGACGAAGTAGGCTGGGAGTTTCCAAAAACTCCACCAGCAGATCAATATCGCTTTTAGAGTCGGCCTCGCCTCTCGCGAAAGATCCAAAAAGCCCCAAATACGAAATCTGATTCTTCTGACATAGTTTATTTAAATTTTCCTGTTCGTAATGTAATTGCATAGTTAAATTATAGCAATTTTAATCCAGTACAGCTTTGATGCGTCTGACCCCGGCAGAAACCGCTTCTTCTTTAACGATCTTGAAATGACCTAACTCTGAAATATTAGTAACATGCGGTCCAGTACAGGCTTCGACTGAGAAATCGCCGATTTGGTAGACTTTAACCTGGTCGCCATATTTAGTCTCAAACAGTAACGTCGCCCCTAAAGACCGCGCTTCATCTGGGGACATAACACTAAATTTGACCGGTAACGCCTCTTTAATTTTCTGGTTAACGATGTCCTCAACTTTCTGAAGTACCAGAGCTTCGACCTTTTGAGGATAAGAAAAGTCAAAACGCAAGCGTTCCGACGTAATATTACTACCCTTTTGGTTGACATCTTTGCCTAAAACTTGACGTAAAGCTTCGTGCAGAAGGTGAGTGGCGGTGTGATATTTAACTACTTGAACAGATTCGTCAACTAAGCCACTTTTAAACATGCCCGCTGAAGCCGTTCGAGATTGCTCCTGATGGGCTTTTAAATCTTTATTAAAGGATTCTTTATCTAAAACTAAACCTTTCTCCTGGTAAATCTCTTCCGTCACCTCAATTGGAAAGCCATACGACTGATACAAGTCAAACGGTGAAATTTGACCAATTTTACTTAGGCCTAAATTAAGAGTTTTTCCAAAACGATCGCGTTCCTCAAGCACAACTGCCAAGATGTTTTCAACAGTGGTGTTTTTAAAATAATCTGTTGAACCGTAAGTTTCAAAAACAGCTGTCACGACGCTATTATAAACATTGTCAGTGAGGATATCGGAGGTTTTACCACTCATTTTCTGCATTTTTACCATAGCTCGACGCATTAAACGCCTTAAAAAATATCCTTGTAATTTATTGTCGGGACGCACCCCATCGGCAATTAAAAAGACCGCCGCCTTTAGATGGTCAGCAATTATTTGGCAATCACTTTTTATGTCACGTCCGTTACTAGCACCACAAGTTGAAGCAGCAACTGCGGTAATATTTGTAAATAAATCTGACTGAAATACGTCCGGATTATCGTTTACAACCGCAAGCAATCGCTCAAGCCCCCCACCAAAATCAATATTTCTCTGGATTAAAGGTTCAAAACCTCTCTCCGTTTTTTTGTAGGTCATAAAAACACTATTTCCAAATTCTAAAAAGCGACCACAATCACAATTTGGATGACAGTGCTCGCCGTATTTTGGATTATGGGGGACGTTTGGAAACTCAAAGAAAATCTCAGAATCAGGTCCTCCGGGTTCCCCTACTGGCATCTGATCGGGAGTTCCCGAGCGACTCCACCAGTTTTTCTCAACGCCATAAAAATAGATATGATTTTCAGGAATTCCTAAACTTTTCCAAATCGAGGCCGTTTCTTCATCTTTAGGAATTAAATCATTTCCTTCAAACACCGAAACGTACAAACGGTCAACTGGAATCTGAAGTTCATTGGTAAGTAACTCGTATAACCAAGTCAACTGCTCTTTCTTAAAGTAATCTCCAAGTGACCAATTTCCAAGCATTTCAAAAAAAGTGTTGTGGCGGGAATCGCCGACCTCATCAATATCCTGGGTTCTAAAGCATTTTTGAGAGTCTACTAGACGAGTCCCTAAAGGATGATTGTCACCTAAAAGATAAGGTATCATCGGTTGCATCCCAGCACTGGTAAAAAGTGTGGTCGGATCGTTTTCGGGAACTAAAGAAGCCGAGGGAATAATTTTATGTCCCCTAGAAACAAAGAAATCGAGATATTTTTGGCGTAATTCGGAGGAGGTCATGTGGCAATTATATTACAAACCGTATAAAACAGACAGAGACGCATTGTAATGCGTCTCTACAGGTTTATCCGACGTGATTAATTATTGATTAAACAACTTCTTAATCGGCCGCGTTACTTTCTTAATTTCTTTACGGTGATCATCTACAAAATCTTCGACTTGACCGCGAGCTTCTGTGGCTCGGTCTGACACCTCTTCCGCCATATTGGAGAGGCTATCTTCAAATTCCTCTACGTAAGGCTCAGCCGCTTCCGCCACTTCCCGAGCCACCTTACGAGCTTTTTTTTGCAAATGACGACCGGAAACTACTAAGGATTCCCGAGTTTCCTCGCCGCTTGCCGGAGCGAATAAAATCCCCGCCGCCGCCCCCAAGACTGCTCCCAGAAGGACTCCTAACGTAAAACTTTCACCGGAGTGGTGTTCGCACATTTCTACCTCCTTTCTCTTCTCTCAAAATAGATGAGACACTACCGCGTTTATCCATTAGATCTTTAATAAAATTAAATGAAGATAGCCCGGCCGAAAGGGTCCCCAAAACACCGCTGGTGTTAATGACCGGCACGGAAACGGCCTCGGCCATATTATTAGTGGTATCAAGTAGAACGTTAACCTTTTTAATAGTTTCCCGAGCTTCTTTAAGAATTAAAGCAATATAAACACCTACTAACATGAGGTTGAGTGAGAGAAGACCGATAATAATGATAAGCAGTGTATTAGTATCCATGGCAGTAATTAATACTTTAGAGTGAATAAAGGCGACCGTCAACGCCCAAAACTAACCTTCGCTATCGCCTCGACTTAAG is from candidate division WWE3 bacterium and encodes:
- a CDS encoding NUDIX domain-containing protein translates to MGIIYTICFLFRVNNGIKEICLGEKLKGFRKGTLNGSGGKLKAGETYKDCAIRETTEEFGIKVLDIEKYGEVYFYDPGLTHECHVYVVKQWHGEPHKVYNSDTGEPEMDPHWYSIDAIPYERMGTTDKYWLKPLLAGGKFKASFRYDANDQMYDPKLEELLPEYNFE
- a CDS encoding cell division FtsA domain-containing protein, with product MLKKNYTGALNTILLDIGGETTDIAVIFGGGITGNRTLGLGGRFFSQIISERLGNSINEAELKKISYGEKRLPEDQLALISESLKDLIPVFLKGLEVGLSDIEGIKLLPSEILISGGGSLLPDVVKFISDPAWSHNLPIKGELKVRNLMPPDLGLPSDNILGPEYLPAIAIGLLNL
- a CDS encoding nucleotidyltransferase family protein — translated: MQLHYEQENLNKLCQKNQISYLGLFGSFARGEADSKSDIDLLVEFLETPSLLRHVGIEYDLSENIFNNRKVDLVTKKSLNKYISPSVLQDVITLYEKK
- the mltG gene encoding endolytic transglycosylase MltG, giving the protein MQPTKSKLLIFGTIFVFITLFSIAYVFLAIKRPNFGDGSEIAFDVKNGESLSEIGKDLFTKKLINSENLFRVYAHFDKRGNLVQVGHYKIPNNLTIDGILNVLTSGPGDLRLTFLEGWRREEMATYLAEHLQAPAAYGDFLKASASLEGMLFPDTYFTPQQVNAAAVVDLLNRTFTDKLAPEIKEAYTKSNISVLQAATLASLVEREASNSEDQKMVAGILFNRLKAEWFLNVDATVQYAAASETCLGRNNCTWWPRKISASDLRINSPYNTYVNKGLPPGPICNPGLSALTAVAFPTKSDFMYYLSDSKGVFHYAKTIEEHNQNISKYL
- the ruvX gene encoding Holliday junction resolvase RuvX, which gives rise to MRLLGIDFGMRFLGLALAEGDVASPLTSIDSRNWESAAFELIKIIVGSDVEKIIIGYPLSSDGAINPQSTLTQKFAQFLKRRSSLPICLFPESYSSQEALARSIDLDTPAHARRHLDSMAATIILERYLLKSEDAILV
- a CDS encoding YtxH domain-containing protein; this encodes MCEHHSGESFTLGVLLGAVLGAAAGILFAPASGEETRESLVVSGRHLQKKARKVAREVAEAAEPYVEEFEDSLSNMAEEVSDRATEARGQVEDFVDDHRKEIKKVTRPIKKLFNQ
- a CDS encoding DUF86 domain-containing protein, whose protein sequence is MRKSKNYLPYLKDILEAIKAIELYFQDAPKKEDFIEGKGLYQDAIVRNIEIIGEAAKKVEESFRIKYPDIPWREMAGMRDRIVHEYNDVDWEEVWKVAAEDIITLKTSIESILKNFN
- a CDS encoding alanine--tRNA ligase, whose protein sequence is MTSSELRQKYLDFFVSRGHKIIPSASLVPENDPTTLFTSAGMQPMIPYLLGDNHPLGTRLVDSQKCFRTQDIDEVGDSRHNTFFEMLGNWSLGDYFKKEQLTWLYELLTNELQIPVDRLYVSVFEGNDLIPKDEETASIWKSLGIPENHIYFYGVEKNWWSRSGTPDQMPVGEPGGPDSEIFFEFPNVPHNPKYGEHCHPNCDCGRFLEFGNSVFMTYKKTERGFEPLIQRNIDFGGGLERLLAVVNDNPDVFQSDLFTNITAVAASTCGASNGRDIKSDCQIIADHLKAAVFLIADGVRPDNKLQGYFLRRLMRRAMVKMQKMSGKTSDILTDNVYNSVVTAVFETYGSTDYFKNTTVENILAVVLEERDRFGKTLNLGLSKIGQISPFDLYQSYGFPIEVTEEIYQEKGLVLDKESFNKDLKAHQEQSRTASAGMFKSGLVDESVQVVKYHTATHLLHEALRQVLGKDVNQKGSNITSERLRFDFSYPQKVEALVLQKVEDIVNQKIKEALPVKFSVMSPDEARSLGATLLFETKYGDQVKVYQIGDFSVEACTGPHVTNISELGHFKIVKEEAVSAGVRRIKAVLD